The Candidatus Binataceae bacterium region TCCGCCGGCGCCGGCCGTAATCGCGGCGGGCTCGGTTCGCGCATGGCGATCACGATGCTCGGCGCCGCGGAGGTGTCGATCGAAACCTCGCGCACGCGCACGGGCACTCCCGGCGTGGCCGGCGGCGGTGACAGCGTGGCGCAGCGCGTTTCGCGCGTCGCCACGGACGGTAAGCTCGACGTCTTCGGCGGCATCGCCCCCGACGGCATGTGGCACAATCCGCTGCGCGGCAAACGCCTCGAGCCCGGCGATCGGTTCGAAGTCCTTACCACTGGCGGCGGCGGATGGGGTGATCCGATGACGCGCGAGCCGGCGCGAGTGCTGGAAGACTTTCTCGACGGCTACGTGACGCCGGCGCAGGCGCGCGCGACCTACGGCGTGGTCATCGATCCAAAGTCGAAGGCGATCGACGCCGAGGCGACCCGGCGCACGCGTGCGGACCATCAAAAGGCCCAGGCGGTGGCTGCCGGCGGCGGCCGCTAGACGGGGTCGTTGATTCCCGCAGGACGCAGCGCGGCATGCCTGCGAGGAGCGCGTTTTACTCAACCCGGCCGTTCCTGATCGCTCAGTCGCTCGGCTTCTGCGCGCTGATCGGGCTTACGCTGTTCGGATGCGCCGGCAGGCTGGATATCCGGTTCTTCTGGGCGTATCTAATCGTGTGCGCCGCGCTTTTCACTGCGGCGGCGCTGACGATTGAGCCGGACCTCTTCCAGGAGCGCATCAGGCCCGGCGGCCAGCCGCTCCAACTTCGTTATTACGCATTGCTGCTGCCGCCGTTTGCGCACTGGTGTATCGCCGGACTCGACGTCGGCCGTTTCCACTGGTCCGATACGGTGGCGCCCTTTCTCCGGGTGATTGGCCTCGCGATCTTCGCGTTCGCGCTCGCGCTGATCACCTGGGCGATGAGCACCAACCGGTTTTTCTCCTCGATCATCCGGCTGCAGAAGGATCGCGGCCATCAGCTGGTGACCGGCGGCCCCTATCGATGGGTCAGGCATCCGGGGTACATCGCAGGACTGCTTTTCTGTCTGTCGAGCGCAGTGGCGCTGGGTTCGTGGCTTGCGATGATTCCGGCCGCGCTGTGCGTGCCCATGCTGCTCAATCGCACCGTGGCCGAGGATCGGTTTCTGAAGGACAATCTAAAGGGATATTCGGCTTACGCGGAGAGAGTGCGCTACCGTTGGGTTCCCGGAATCTGGTAGTAGCGGACTTGTTCGCAGGAGGCATTCATGAAGATCGGATATATGCCCGACACGCATAGCGGCGTCTACGACCAGCCGGTTCCGTCGCGCGAGACGGTCGCCGCCTTCGCCGACCAGCTGCTGGAGGAGGGCGAACAGGCCGAGCGCAGCGGCTTCGACGGCGTCTTTTTTCCGGAGCGCCACGCCCGCACCGAGTGCGTGTTTCCACCGCCGCTGATCATCATGGCGGCGCTGGCCGCGCGCACGCGCAAGGTCGATTTGGGCACGATGGTCCTGCAGCCGCCGCTGTACAACCCGATGCATCTTGCCGAAGACGTCGCCATGGTCGATAACCTGTCGCGCGGGCGGGTCAGACTGGGGATCGGGATGGGCTATCATCCGGATTACTTCAATCTGTTCGGCGAGCCGCACAAGCAGCGCTTCTCGCGTTTCGAGGAATCGATCGAAATTCTCCGCGGCGCGTGGTCGAGCACGGGAAAATATTCGTTTCACGGCAAGCGCTATCATTTCGACGACGTCCTGCTCTCGCCCAAGCCCTACCAGCCGGGCGGACCGCCGCTCTGGATCGGCGCCGCCTATCCCGAAGCGATCAAGCGCGCCGGGCGGCTTGGAGACGCGTGGGCGATTTTGCCCTTCTGGGATTCATACGAGACGCTGCGCGCCCAGGCCGATCTCTACCGCGAGGAGGCGGCGAAGAGCGGCCGGCGCGCGATGGTCGTCCTGATGCGCGACGGATGGGTCGCGCGGACGCAGGAAGAGGCCGAGCGCACCTTCGGCGAGCTGTGGGTCCAGGACATGCTCTACTACTACCGCTACGGTCTGCTGACGCCGAATCCCGAGTTTCGCAGCGAAGCGGATTTCACCGTGGCGAAGTTGCGCAAGTTCCTGGTGCTGGGCGATCCGGCGACCTGCGTCGAACGCGCGCGCTACTGGTGCGACGCGCTCGGCGCCGACTATCTGATCATCCGCAGCCGCGTGCCGCTCGGCCCGCGCCGCGCCGAGACGATGCAATGTCTGCAGCTTTTCGGCGAAGAAGTGCTGCCGCATCTGCGCTAGCCACGGCTCTTTTTATTCCCTGCCCGTTCTCTTTGTGTTGAATCATCGGGAAATCAGGGCTACGAAATCAGAACTAAGGCTATAGGTAGCTGAAAACTCTGCTGCGCTTTGCTGAGGGAGGATCGGCTGTGAGGATAATCACGCTCGAAGATCATTTTGCTACGCCGATGTTCCAGCAGAAGTTTCCGAGCGGGAACGTGCCCGGATACAATTTTCTGGCCGATCGCAGTGGCTATCTCGGATACGACATCGCGGCCGAGCTCTCGAACCTCGGCGAGACGCGGATTGCGGCGATGGATGCGGCGGGAATCGACATGCAGGTCGTGTCGCTGACGATGCCCGGATGCGAATACTTCGACGGCGACACCGCGATCGCGATGGCGACCGACGCCAACGACCGGTTGTCCGAAGCGGTCCGCAAGCATCCGGATCGCCTCGCCGGATTTGCTTCGATACCCACCGCGATCCCCGCCGCTGCCGCCAGAGAGCTGGAGCGCGCGGTTACCAGGCTCGGCTTCAAGGGCGCGATGGTCAACGGTCACGTCCACGGCGAGTATCTCGACAATCGCAAGTACTGGGCAATCTTCGAATGCGCGCAGGCGTTGAACGTGCCGATTTACCTGCATCCGACGATTCCGCATCCGGACGTGTTCAAGACCTATTTCAAGGGTTTCGAAGAGCTCGCGACGCCGGCCTGGGGCTTTGCGATGGAAACGTGCACGCATTTCCTGAGACTGGTATTCGCCGGGCTGTTCGACGCGTGTCCGAATCTAAAAATGATCCTCGGTCATCTAGGCGAAGGCCTGCCGTTCTGGATTCATCGTCTGAACGACCATACTCAATTCGCCGCGAGGCGCCGCGGCTTGAAGCGGACGCCGGCCGAATATCTGACGCAGAACCTGATGGTCACGACGAGCGGCAACTTTTTCGCGCCCGCGTTTTTGTGCACGCTGATGGCGCTTGGCGCGGATAACATCATGTTCTCGGTTGACTGGCCCTATGAGTCGAATCGCACCGCGACCGATTGGCTGAGTCATCTGCAAATCAGCGAGCAGGACAAGGAAAAGATCTGTCATCTTAACGCCGAGCGCGTGCTGCACTTGTAGGCTTACACGCTGCGACGCGCGGGAACCGGAGTACGCGCGAACCAGCTTGTCGGATTCTTCACTCCCTCCCCCAGTCCCGGGGGAGGGATTGAGAGGGAGCGTTGACGCTCTACTTGTAACGCGGGAGCAGTTCCTTGCCGAAGATCTCGACCTGTCTCCGCGCCTCCGCGAGCGGCAGCAATCCCTGGTCGCCCTGCCAGACGAACCATTCCGGATGCGCGTTCTCGACCAGCTCGTCCATCCTGCGCCGCACGTCAGCGACGGTGCCCAGATAGGCAAAGTCCGCTCGTTCCATCCGCGCGATCGTCGCCTCTTCCGGCGGCAGCATCTTCTTGCCGTACTTAGCGTCGTCCCCGGCCTCGCGCCAGGCTTCGAAGAAGCCGAAATGGTAGAAGAATTCGCGGAACGCGGTGCCGATCACTCCATCCTCGGCCAATTTCTCCGCCTGCGCGTGATTCTCCGCGAGATACACGGCGCGCAGCACGCCGACGCTCTCTCCGAGCTTCAACTGGCGGCCGGCCTTGCGCCCATCTTCCTGGTACGCCTCGACCAGCTTGCGCAAAAGCGGCGGCTGCGAAATCAGGATGGTCGGCGTGATTCCCTCGCGCGCGCACCAGCGCACGGTCTCCTCGCTGATCGAGAAGGCCTGGAAGAGCGGCGGATGCGGCCGCTGATACGGCTTCGGCACCACGTTGATCTTCTGGATGCGCCCCTCCTCATCGACCTCGCCGGGAAAGCCGTACTCGCGCGTCCATTTGTGCGGCGGCCACTGAATCCCTTCCTGCGGGGAGGGATATTCGTAGTACTTGCCCTTGAAGCGGAACGGTTCGTCGCCCCACGCGAGCTTCAGGAAGCGGAAGACCTCCTCGAAGGCCTCGCGATTGACGCGGTCGGTTTCGCTCTTGTCGCTGGTGGTCGCGGTGACGTGGATCTTCTGCGCCATCTGGTTGAGCCAGCGGGCCTGGTAGCCGCGCGCGAAGCCGACGAAGGTCCGGCCCTTGGTCAACTGGTCCAGCCACGCGATTTCGAGCGCGAGCCGAAGCGGATTCCATCCCGGCAGCACGTAGCCGATCGGGCCGACCTTGATCCGCTTGGTGTTGTGGATCACGTGCTGGGTCAGCACCGGCAGGCTGCCCATCTCGAGGCCTTCGCTGTGCAGATGATGCTCGGGAAAGCAGACCGCGTCGAAACCAACTTCCTCCGCCAACTGCGCGATCTCGACCACTTCTTCGATCATGCGCTGCCAGCGCTCGGTGCGGCTCGCGATCGGGCGCAGCGAGCGCCGCTCTTCGAGCGTTCCCGGAATGCTGGGGAGAAAAAAGTACATGAATTTCATCGCGGGTTACCTCCAACGGGCACGGTCACGGCTGGCCGCATCTTATGTCCATTTCATCCGGAAAAGCCACTAAAAAAACGTGTTGACTCGCTTGCTGCGGCGCCCTCGGACCAGGTCTGCTGCCGCCGCGTTCACCAGCTAATCGGCTTGCGGTCGCGGAAGAAGCCGCCGGTCGGCCCGCGGTCGGGCAGGGTGGCCGCCCATACGATACCGGCGGCGCCCTCGGCGACCGGCCGCCCGCCCGCTCCGCCCATCTCGGTCGCGACCCATCCCGGACACACTGCATTGACCAGGATTCCACTATCGCGGAGTTCGTCGGCGACGATTATCGTCAGCGCGTTGAGCGCCGCCTTGCTCGTCGAGTACGCCGGCGTACCGGCGCCCATCGAGGAGATCGCGCCGGCCCCGCTCGACACGTTGACGATTCGCCCATACCGGTTTCGCCGCATCAGCGGCACGCAGGCGCGAATCATCCGCCATGCGCCAAGCAGGTTGGTCTCGAACGCGTCGCGCACGACGCCTTCGACGTCGGCGGCGACGGCGGTTTGCCAGGTGTCGTAGTGGATGGCGGCGTTGTTGATCAGGACGTCGAGCGCGCCGAAGCGCCGATCGATCTCTTTGACGGCATCCTCGACGCCCGCCAGATCCGTCACGTCCAGACGCGCGGCGATCACGCGTTCCGGAACGCCGTCGCCGATCGCGCGCGCCGCGGCCTCGCCCTTGGCGAGGTCCCGCGAACCGAGAATCACGGTGTGGCCGAGCGCGGCAAGCTGGCGGACGACCTCGAATCCGATCCCGCGGTTGCCGCCGCTGACCAGGGAGACGCGATGTTTGTGTTTGCCGGGGTCGGGTTCGCGAGCCATTTGATCTGCAGATGAACTATGCGCCGCGGCGGCGGCATTTATTCGAGCGGCTGGTTTGCGTGATCTTTACCTTAAACTAAGCGATGATCGAGCCTGAACCAAGCGAGGATCGGATGTCCCGCCAGCCGGATCTGGCTGGCCGCGATCGGACGAGCCCGGGGAATACAGCCGAAGGAGCACCGCCCTTGGATTTCAAAATACCGGCAGAAATCGCCGCATACCTCGACGAGCTCGACGAATTTATCGAGCGCGAGATCAAACCGCTCGAGCGCGAAAACGACAACATCCGCTTCTTCGACCATCGCCGCGAATGGGCGCGCACCGACTTCGAGCGCGGCGGCCTGCCGCGCCATGAATGGGAGGCGCTGCTGGGCGAGATGCGCCGGCGCGCCGATCGCGCGGGGCATTACCGCTTCGCGCTGCCCAGGGAGTACGGCGGCAAGGACGGCTCGAACCTGGCGATGGCGATTATCCGCGAGCACCTGGCGGCCAAGGGGCTCGGGCTGCACAACGATCTTCAGAACGAAAGCTCGATCGTCGGCAACCTGCCGACGGTCCTGATGTTCCGCGATTTCGGCACCAGGGAGCAGAAGGACACGTTCATTCCCGGAATCCTCGACGGCTCGCTAAGCGTCGCGTTCGGGTTGACCGAGCCGAATCACGGCTCCGATGCGACCTGGATGGAGACGCGCGCGGTGCGCGACGGCGACGGCTGGCGCATCAACGGCGCGAAGATCTGGAACACGGGGCTGCACGTCGCGACCCACGACTTCGTATTCGCGCGGACCAGCGGACGCGACGGCGGCGCGAAGGGCATCACCTGCTTCATCGTGCCGGTCAAGAGCGAAGGCTTCAAAATTGAAGAATATCTCTGGACCTTCAACATGCCGACCGACCATCCGCGCATCTCGCTCACCGACGTCTATGTTCCGAGCGACGCGACGCTCGGCGACCCGGAAAACGGGCTCGAGGTCGCGCAGCATTTCGTGCACGAGAACCGCATCCGGCAGGCGGCGTCGTCGTTGGGCGCGGCGCAATATTGCATCAACGAAAGCGTCAAGTACGCCAAGGAGCGTAAGCCTTTCGGCAAGCCGCTCGCGACCAACCAGGCGATCCAGTGGCCGCTCGTCGAGCATCAGACCGAGGCCGCGATGCTGCGCGCACTGATCTATAAGACCGCGTGGGAGATGGATCAGATGTCGAAGCCCGACGTCGCGGAGAAGCTGTCGGACAAGGTGGCGATGTGCAACTATCGCGCGAACCGGCTGGTCTGCGAGGCGGCCGATCGCGCTATGCAGGTGCACGGCGGTATCGGCTATTCGCGCCACAAGCCGTTCGAGCACATCTACCGCCATCATCGCCGCTACCGGATTACCGAAGGCGCGGAGGAGATCCAGATGCGGCGCGTTGCGCAGGTGATGTTCGGTTTCGGCAGCCGCGGCAAGGCGAGCGAATAGGGCATCGGCCGCGCGGACGTATCGATGAGCGACGACGTGTTTTTGAACCGGCTCGAAACGGCACTCGCACGCCACACCGGCAAGCCGGCGAAGGTGTACGATCTTCAGCGGCTGACCGGCGGCGCAAATCGGACGACGATGGCGTTCGACGCGGGCGGGGCCAAGCAGAGCGAGCCGCGCCGCCCGTGCATCCTTCAGCTGGGCACGCAGAATTTCGATCGCGTCACCGGCATCGTGCCGCAGATAACGCCCGCCGAGCAGGCGCGGGTGATGATCGCGGCGGCGCGCGCCGGCGCTCCGGCGCCGCGGGTCATCGCGATCCTGGAGGCGGCCGACGGCCTCGGCGAGGGCTACATCACGGAACGCGTCGCGGGCGAAACCCTGGGGCCGCGAATCGTGCGCGACGAGCGGTTCGCGGCGGCGCGGGGCGTGATGGCTGGGCAGTGCGGCGAGATTCTCGCCGCGATCCATCGCATCGACCCGGCCGACGCGCCGTTCCTGATGCGCCAGGACCCTGCCGAACACGTCGCGGCGCATCGCCGGATCGTCGACAGCTACAACTTCAAACTGCCCGCGCTCGAACTGGCGCTTAGATGGGCCGCGGAGAACGCGCCGCGCGATCGGCGGCTCGCCGTTCTGCACGGCGATTTCCGCACCGGCAACCTGATCGTCGGCGAAGACGGCATCCGCTGCGTGTTGGACTGGGAACTCGGGCAGATCGGCGATCCGATGCAGGACCTCGGATGGCTCTGCATCAGGACCTGGCGCTTCGGCGGCGCCGGACCGGTCGGCGGGTTCGGCTCGCGCGCCGACCTCTTCGCCGCGTATGAGAAAGCGAGCGGCTATCCGGTCGATCCCGCGCATGTCAGGTTCTGGGAGGCGTTCGGCAACATCAAATGGGCGGTGGATTGCCTGATGCTGGGGACGCGCGGAATCGAGGAAGTGGGTATCGAACGCTCGGCGATCGGCCGCCGAATCGAAGAGCCGCTGTGGGATTTCTTCGAACTGATCGAGAGTCGCGAATAGTCAATCTCTGTTGTCAAAATCCGAGAGGGTAACGCGATGCCGCAGAGCATGCCGAGCGCTCCAGTTCTCCTGACCGCGGCGGTGAAATATCTCGAAGAGGAATTGCTGCCGACGTTGACCGGGTACCATCGCTTTCAGACCCGCGTGACGGCGAACGTGCTGAATATCGTGCGGCGAGAGCTGGAATTGCGCGGCGCTCAGGCGGCGGCAGAGCGCGCGCGGCTGGGCGCGCTGGTCGGCCACGACGGCGAGGTCGAACGGCTTAGCGCGGAGCTATGCGATTTGATTCGCCGCGGCGCGATCGATTTGAACGCCCCGGATTTGCGCGCCCATATACGCCAGGCGCTGGCCGACGCGCTTGCGATAAACAATCCGAAGTGGCCGGGCCGCTAAACCCCGTCTGGAATCGGGCCTCGCCGTCTTTCTACTTCTCCACGGTCTCGCGCTCGACCCCGAGCATCACGTCGAGGCCGATGGTCCGATGGAGCTCGTTTTGCGCGTGGCCGAGCCCCTGCGGCGCAAGGAGGCCGGCGGAATCGCCGTTCGCGATCGCCTGATAGCACTGTTTCATCGTCTGATGAAACAGCAGGACCGGGGTCATCGCGTCGACCAGCAACCGGAAGCCGAGCGCCTCGAGGTCGGCCTTGGTCAGCCCCATTTTTCGCAACTGCCCGTCGCTGGTCAGCGTCATCAGCGGCGGCGCGAGGCGTTCGCCGAGATGGCGGAAGTGCTCGGCCTTTTGCGCCATCACCAGAAGCACGTCGGCGCCCGCGGCGCGGTAGGCCTCGGCGCGGCCGAGCGCGTCGTCCATCGTGCTCGAGCGGAGCGCGTTGGTGCGCCCGATGATCACGAAGTCGGGGCCGCGGCGCGCTTTGACGGCCTCGCGGATTTTCGCGCACATCAGGCCCGGGTCGATCATGTGCTCGATGCCGATATGATGGTGCGCGCGCTTGGGCATCAGCTGATCTTCGATCTCGATTCCCGCAAAGCCCGCCGCCTCGACCATGTTGATCGTGCGGTGCAGATGCATCGGATCGCCCCATCCGCACGCGCCGTCAAGGATGAGCGGCAGCCGGGAGACGGTGCGGATGTCGATCCCGATCCGCACCATTTCGGTCAGCGTCAGGTTGGCCTCGGTGACGCACTGGATATAGCCGAAACCGCCGCCGCCCAGGTAAAGCGCGCGGAAGCCCGCGGCCTCGGCGAGCTTTGCGCAGAGTGGATTGAAGACGACCGGCGCCTCGACGAGCGAAGGGCCGCTTACCATTTCACGCAGGCTTGCCATGGCGTTTCCCTGACGGCTCCGATTTCGCGCGCCACTCCGTGCGGCGGATGAATCGCGAAGTCAGCGCACGTTGAAGTCAGCGCACGTTGAAGCGCACGCCGCAGATCAGCACCTGGTCCTCGCTGACCTTGCGTTTGCGCGCCGCGGCCGCCGCCATTAGTCGCGCGCGGTCCCGAACCACGATATCGACGCCGCCGAGACCGTCGCCGCGGCCGTCGGTCGCTTCGACGAACCGCACGCTGGCGTTTTCAAGCGGCATCTCGAGGCGTCCCAGCGCATCCTTGCGCAGCGGAAGTTCCGCGATGCTGCTCCAGCGCTCGGCCAGCGCGCGCGGATCGGCCGACTGCATCTCGACCGCATCGTAGTACTTGACCACGTCGGTATGCATCCGGCTGACCCATTCGCCGCCGCCCGCGGGGGTCCAATGGCCCTCCGGCTCGCCCTTCGCGTCCCAGTCGATTTCGAAAAATGCCCCGCCGGTGTCGGCCGGATGGAGTTGCATGCCGTGAAACGATTTGCCCTCGTGCTCCCACGCGATGCGCACGTTGAGCGCGCCGGCGCGCGCCTTGCGCGCAAGCTGGGTCTCGTGCGAGTCGCACTGGCAGATCACCATGTAGCCGCCGTCGCCGCCCCGGCGCTTCAGGTAGCGTCCTGCGGCGGTGTTCCCCTTGATCGGTGCGACGACTTCAAGGAAGTTGCCGCCGATCGGCATCAGCGAATTCTCCAGTCCGAAGACCGCGACCGCGGGGTCCACAAAGCAGACGTCGATCGCGAA contains the following coding sequences:
- a CDS encoding LLM class flavin-dependent oxidoreductase, with translation MKIGYMPDTHSGVYDQPVPSRETVAAFADQLLEEGEQAERSGFDGVFFPERHARTECVFPPPLIIMAALAARTRKVDLGTMVLQPPLYNPMHLAEDVAMVDNLSRGRVRLGIGMGYHPDYFNLFGEPHKQRFSRFEESIEILRGAWSSTGKYSFHGKRYHFDDVLLSPKPYQPGGPPLWIGAAYPEAIKRAGRLGDAWAILPFWDSYETLRAQADLYREEAAKSGRRAMVVLMRDGWVARTQEEAERTFGELWVQDMLYYYRYGLLTPNPEFRSEADFTVAKLRKFLVLGDPATCVERARYWCDALGADYLIIRSRVPLGPRRAETMQCLQLFGEEVLPHLR
- a CDS encoding phosphotransferase family protein, whose amino-acid sequence is MSDDVFLNRLETALARHTGKPAKVYDLQRLTGGANRTTMAFDAGGAKQSEPRRPCILQLGTQNFDRVTGIVPQITPAEQARVMIAAARAGAPAPRVIAILEAADGLGEGYITERVAGETLGPRIVRDERFAAARGVMAGQCGEILAAIHRIDPADAPFLMRQDPAEHVAAHRRIVDSYNFKLPALELALRWAAENAPRDRRLAVLHGDFRTGNLIVGEDGIRCVLDWELGQIGDPMQDLGWLCIRTWRFGGAGPVGGFGSRADLFAAYEKASGYPVDPAHVRFWEAFGNIKWAVDCLMLGTRGIEEVGIERSAIGRRIEEPLWDFFELIESRE
- a CDS encoding DUF6285 domain-containing protein, encoding MPQSMPSAPVLLTAAVKYLEEELLPTLTGYHRFQTRVTANVLNIVRRELELRGAQAAAERARLGALVGHDGEVERLSAELCDLIRRGAIDLNAPDLRAHIRQALADALAINNPKWPGR
- a CDS encoding LLM class flavin-dependent oxidoreductase, whose protein sequence is MKFMYFFLPSIPGTLEERRSLRPIASRTERWQRMIEEVVEIAQLAEEVGFDAVCFPEHHLHSEGLEMGSLPVLTQHVIHNTKRIKVGPIGYVLPGWNPLRLALEIAWLDQLTKGRTFVGFARGYQARWLNQMAQKIHVTATTSDKSETDRVNREAFEEVFRFLKLAWGDEPFRFKGKYYEYPSPQEGIQWPPHKWTREYGFPGEVDEEGRIQKINVVPKPYQRPHPPLFQAFSISEETVRWCAREGITPTILISQPPLLRKLVEAYQEDGRKAGRQLKLGESVGVLRAVYLAENHAQAEKLAEDGVIGTAFREFFYHFGFFEAWREAGDDAKYGKKMLPPEEATIARMERADFAYLGTVADVRRRMDELVENAHPEWFVWQGDQGLLPLAEARRQVEIFGKELLPRYK
- a CDS encoding isoprenylcysteine carboxylmethyltransferase family protein, translating into MPARSAFYSTRPFLIAQSLGFCALIGLTLFGCAGRLDIRFFWAYLIVCAALFTAAALTIEPDLFQERIRPGGQPLQLRYYALLLPPFAHWCIAGLDVGRFHWSDTVAPFLRVIGLAIFAFALALITWAMSTNRFFSSIIRLQKDRGHQLVTGGPYRWVRHPGYIAGLLFCLSSAVALGSWLAMIPAALCVPMLLNRTVAEDRFLKDNLKGYSAYAERVRYRWVPGIW
- a CDS encoding amidohydrolase family protein, whose product is MRIITLEDHFATPMFQQKFPSGNVPGYNFLADRSGYLGYDIAAELSNLGETRIAAMDAAGIDMQVVSLTMPGCEYFDGDTAIAMATDANDRLSEAVRKHPDRLAGFASIPTAIPAAAARELERAVTRLGFKGAMVNGHVHGEYLDNRKYWAIFECAQALNVPIYLHPTIPHPDVFKTYFKGFEELATPAWGFAMETCTHFLRLVFAGLFDACPNLKMILGHLGEGLPFWIHRLNDHTQFAARRRGLKRTPAEYLTQNLMVTTSGNFFAPAFLCTLMALGADNIMFSVDWPYESNRTATDWLSHLQISEQDKEKICHLNAERVLHL
- a CDS encoding SDR family NAD(P)-dependent oxidoreductase produces the protein MAREPDPGKHKHRVSLVSGGNRGIGFEVVRQLAALGHTVILGSRDLAKGEAAARAIGDGVPERVIAARLDVTDLAGVEDAVKEIDRRFGALDVLINNAAIHYDTWQTAVAADVEGVVRDAFETNLLGAWRMIRACVPLMRRNRYGRIVNVSSGAGAISSMGAGTPAYSTSKAALNALTIIVADELRDSGILVNAVCPGWVATEMGGAGGRPVAEGAAGIVWAATLPDRGPTGGFFRDRKPISW
- a CDS encoding isocitrate lyase/phosphoenolpyruvate mutase family protein, which gives rise to MASLREMVSGPSLVEAPVVFNPLCAKLAEAAGFRALYLGGGGFGYIQCVTEANLTLTEMVRIGIDIRTVSRLPLILDGACGWGDPMHLHRTINMVEAAGFAGIEIEDQLMPKRAHHHIGIEHMIDPGLMCAKIREAVKARRGPDFVIIGRTNALRSSTMDDALGRAEAYRAAGADVLLVMAQKAEHFRHLGERLAPPLMTLTSDGQLRKMGLTKADLEALGFRLLVDAMTPVLLFHQTMKQCYQAIANGDSAGLLAPQGLGHAQNELHRTIGLDVMLGVERETVEK
- a CDS encoding acyl-CoA dehydrogenase family protein, encoding MDFKIPAEIAAYLDELDEFIEREIKPLERENDNIRFFDHRREWARTDFERGGLPRHEWEALLGEMRRRADRAGHYRFALPREYGGKDGSNLAMAIIREHLAAKGLGLHNDLQNESSIVGNLPTVLMFRDFGTREQKDTFIPGILDGSLSVAFGLTEPNHGSDATWMETRAVRDGDGWRINGAKIWNTGLHVATHDFVFARTSGRDGGAKGITCFIVPVKSEGFKIEEYLWTFNMPTDHPRISLTDVYVPSDATLGDPENGLEVAQHFVHENRIRQAASSLGAAQYCINESVKYAKERKPFGKPLATNQAIQWPLVEHQTEAAMLRALIYKTAWEMDQMSKPDVAEKLSDKVAMCNYRANRLVCEAADRAMQVHGGIGYSRHKPFEHIYRHHRRYRITEGAEEIQMRRVAQVMFGFGSRGKASE